The following is a genomic window from Xenopus laevis strain J_2021 chromosome 2L, Xenopus_laevis_v10.1, whole genome shotgun sequence.
TTCACAGGCACTAACTTCAGCCGTTTCGGCAATCTTAGGGTCTTCtcccggcgcttcagcaattacTGTGAGTttaggcacatgcgcagttgtagcgcaattactccaactgcgcatgtgccgatacagCACTTACTTCCCTGAAGATTACcgtagagaagaagatggcacctgtgaactccgctggacaaaatctgcaccaaggggtaaagacttaggggcatttgcccggggtagcagctaggctggggggggagggtctatgtagggtagggaggtaggggtttttttttgcttctcctttaaaggggttgttcacctttgagttaacttttagtatgatgtaaagaatgatattctgaggcaatttgcagacggttttcattttttattatttgtggtttttgagtaatttagctttttaatcagcagatctccagtttgcaatttcagcaatctggttgctagggtacaaattaccccagcaaccatgcactgatttgaatatgatactggaatataaataggtgagggcctgaatagaacgacgCCTAATTAgtattagcaataacaataaaggtgtGGCCttacagaattgttttttttagaaggggtcagtgaaccccatttgaaagctggaaagtcaggagaaaaaggcaaataattggacaactataaaaagtaaataacgttccctagaattggccattctatatcatactaaaagttaacttaaaggtgaaccacccttttaaggggAATCCTGGCAGTAAAATAGTTACTTGGATGCAACAGTTATAGCCCAATTTCTTGGTAGAAGTATGTCCCTACCTATAGATGTTACTCGCAAAGATAACAGCATTGtattgtattctaataaataacaGTTGCCGCCTATTGCATTAAGCTCCCTGCTTCCTCTCCTCTTGGTACTGTCCTTGTATCACTTTTCCTTGTTGTTCTTGCTACGAGGCGGAGAGTGGCTTTTCTCCTTTCGGGAACGGGTACTGCTTTTATAAGGATGTGTCCTATGCTTCCTTGAATGTCCTTTCTCACTGCAACGATCCTCGGATTCTTTCTGCTCATTCTTTGTACTGCAGTCTTTTTCCCTCTTTGCTGGTAATGTATTCTTGATCGTGTTAATCAAAAATCGTTTATTGGTGGGGGCAAGAGGGCATTTCATCCTGCAAAGCAAACACATGACATACAATATAAAGCTTTTTTTCACAGTACGGAATTTCCCTGCAGACAGTCACCTCTCCAATACACAAATGTTCTGCTTTTGGCTTTCCTTGTACGCCACCTAGTGTATATTCTGAGTAAGGGTTGCTTATGTGCTTTGTGGATATGTATACTCCTCATGGGGTTGATATAGTTCAGCTTTTAATAATACCCTTAGTTATCCCAATTGGTGCACTCTAGATATCTAGCCAACCTATAGCATAACTAACTGCCCAAGCATATTTGATctatgaaaaaaaagatttaagatGGTCACACATGGGgagatctctcctcgatatgttcaccttgaggtgggtgatattgggctgatccgaatgtgggccctagggcccaacaatcagatcacaatgaGAACAACAAAAAGAAGAATACGTGTGGTCGGCTCGAGGACCGATGCTATCCTCGATCCAGCTGAATTTTTAAACccgcctgatcgacatctggccgactctcAGCCAGAAATAGATCGGGAAGGGCCACATAAACTGCCCACTTAATCTGTCGCAGCAtatatctgtccgtgtatgggggctttaaagggattctgtcatgatttttatgatgtagtttttatttctaaattacactgtttacactgcaaataattcactctacaatataacatttcattcctgaaccagcaagtgtatttttttttttagttataatattggtgtgtagtcagccatctcaagtcattttgcctggtcatgtgctttcagaaagagccagcactttaggatggaactgctttctggcaggctgttgtttctcctattcaatgtaactgaatgtgacacagtgggacctggatttttctactgagtgttgttcttagatctaccaggcagctgttatcttgtgtaagctgctatctggttaccttcccaccttaccttcccattgttctgttgttaggctgctgggggggaaagggagggggtgatatcactccaacttgcagtacagcagtaaagagtgactgaggtttattagagcacaagtcacatgacttggggcagctgggaaactgacaatatgtctagcccaatgtcagatttcaaaattaaatattaaaaaatcagtttgctctttgctggagcagcactgttaactaatgcattttgaaaaaaaaattcccatgaaagtatccctttaagtagtgctctggtcttcatttatttaagaaaaagaaaaaaaagacagcaaTTCCTCATGTACAGGTCACCCTCTGTTAAATAGATTTTCTTTTCTGGAAGATGTTCATAAATCAGAGAATTATGCATGGTGAATGATGAAAATGATCTACCATGTCCTGAAAGGGGAAACTTTAATCACATACAGTCCTGTAAAGAAACTGCTATACTCTTAGTTCATTACCCATGCCATttgaaaatcccaaattattaATGATAATATCAATCATGGGTCCTCACAAATCTACAGTTCTCTATACTCCCCGATTCCTCTGCAGTTGCTTGGTTTGAATTTCAAACTTATCTAATGAATGTCAGTTTAATAAACAACAATATTAAACACCCAACATCATtatacatttgttaaacatttattGTGCTTTAATCCATATGTCTGGAAATTCTCAATATATCAAAAGTACCATCAAATGAATATAAATTTCATTAAGGTGCATATATATTTCAACATTGCTAGTACGTGTGTATCGAATTAATGTTGGAACCATCTTTAAAAACCAAACAAGCTAGTATAAGGTAAACTTGTCCCAGCTATTG
Proteins encoded in this region:
- the polr1d.1.L gene encoding protein POLR1D, whose amino-acid sequence is MQEDELERKAVEELLKEAKRGKIRAETMGAMGWMKCPLAPTNKRFLINTIKNTLPAKREKDCSTKNEQKESEDRCSEKGHSRKHRTHPYKSSTRSRKEKSHSPPRSKNNKEK